AAGGCCGCTCAAACCCGGGAAATCCCTGAGAGCGAGCCTCCTGCCGCTTGCTCTGGTCTTGGCCTTGGCCTGTTCTCCGGCCTGGGGGGCCGAAACGACCAACGCCACGTCGGACAACGGCACCATGACCCTGGAAAAAATCACGGTCACGGCCAACAAGATGGAAGAGGACATTCAAAAAGTTCCCCAGAGCATTACGGTTATCGACGAATTCGAGATCGAGGAAAAGGGCCTCAAAACGGTCCAGGACGTCGTCGACCGGATTCCCAACATGCTGGCCTCGCCATATCACGGCACTGCGGTCAGTTTCAGAGGCCTCAATCAATCCATGTTCACCAACAACAACCCGGTGGTGATCTATATCGACGGAGTACCGACCAGCAACCGCTACGGCTTTGATTTTTCCATGGCCAACGTCGAGCGCATCGAAGTGCTGCGAGGCCCTCAAGGCACCCTGTACGGCAAGGACGCCATGGGCGCGGTCATCAACGTCGTCACCAAGGACGCCGGAAGCACCTGGCGGGGCAAGATCAACACCGAGTATTCGAGCTGGAACACCCTCTGGGGCTTGGCCAATGTCAGCGGGCCCCTCATGGAGGACACCTTGTCCATGGGCATCAACGGCCAATACAGCCAGACCGATGGCTGGATCCGCAACGACTACCCGGGCATGAACCCGGATGTCGGCCGGAAGCATGAACACGATATCAACGGATACCTCTTGTTCACCCCCACGGATCGCCTGCGTGTGCGTCTGTCCGCCAGCAACGGGTATCATAAACTCCACAGAGGGACCGAACTCGCCTTGCCCGGGAACCCCAAGCTGAGCGATTTCAAGCGCGATGACCTCAAACACCAACGCCTGGACATCGAGGACAATAGCAAAATCGAAATCAACGACCAGAGCCTGACCGCCTCCTATGATTTCGATTTCTTGAAAGTCGAATCCATCACCTCCCACCGGACCCAGACCCAACGGGGTCTGTTCGACGGCTTCCCCGCCGCCACCGATGACCCGCTGTTCGACGGCTTGACCATGTTCGACGATACGGATCTTTCCTTGCTGGCCGAGGAGTTGCGGTTCAGCAGCCCAAACACCGAGGGTTTCCGCTGGGTTGGCGGCCTGTACTTCGAAAAGGAAAAAACCAAGATGGGTCCCTATGGGCAGGAATTTCCCATGTTCGACCCCGAGACAGGCGCCTATCTCGGACCCTATACCCAGAATGCCGAATCCGACACCGACGCCATGACCCAGGCGGTTTTCGGCCAGATCGTCTTTCCGTTCGCCGAACGCTTTGAATTGACCCTGGGCGGCCGATACCAACACATCAAGAAGGAGATGGACCTGGATATGTATATGCTGCCCAAGGGGCAGAGCGGCCCCCCCATGTTCAGCATCTCGCCCGAAAAATCCTGGGAGGCCTTTTTGCCCAAGGCCGCCCTGTCCTACGCCCTGACGGACAATTGGACCGCCTATGTCTCGTACGCCCAGGGCTACATGCCCGGCGGGTTCAACAATTTTGCCATGGGCGGGAGCGATGCCGACAACACCTTCGAGCCCGAACAATCATACAACTACGAGGCCGGCCTCAAGGCCGAATACGACTCCTGGCGGCTGGCCGCATGCGGGTTCTACATGGATATCAAGGATATCCATGTCTATAAATCTGTAGGAGCCATGTATCTGACCGCCAACGCGGAAAAGGCCCATTCTCAGGGCTTCGAGCTGGAAGGGACCTGGCTGCCCCCTCTGGACGGTCTGGAGATCAGCGGCGCCCTGGCCCTGCTCGAAGCAAAATACGACGACTACGACACGGGAACCACCAACCTCAAGGGTGAGCGCATCGACGGCGCGCCCTCGTATTCCGTCCGCCTGGGCGTCGACTATCACCATTCGTCCGGCCTCTACGGCTGGACCGAGGTCCGCCAAGTGGGGGATGTCCACTATTATGACGGGGCGCAGCAAAGCTTCGTGAAGGCCGACCCCTACACCTTGGCCGACCTGAAAATCGGCTACCTCTACGAGGGATGGGATTTCTACGGCTACGTCAAGAATATCTTCGACGAGGAATACATTAACGGCTTCAGATCAA
Above is a window of Deltaproteobacteria bacterium DNA encoding:
- a CDS encoding TonB-dependent receptor, with the translated sequence MISRRISMFYRQRLQPRQERPLKPGKSLRASLLPLALVLALACSPAWGAETTNATSDNGTMTLEKITVTANKMEEDIQKVPQSITVIDEFEIEEKGLKTVQDVVDRIPNMLASPYHGTAVSFRGLNQSMFTNNNPVVIYIDGVPTSNRYGFDFSMANVERIEVLRGPQGTLYGKDAMGAVINVVTKDAGSTWRGKINTEYSSWNTLWGLANVSGPLMEDTLSMGINGQYSQTDGWIRNDYPGMNPDVGRKHEHDINGYLLFTPTDRLRVRLSASNGYHKLHRGTELALPGNPKLSDFKRDDLKHQRLDIEDNSKIEINDQSLTASYDFDFLKVESITSHRTQTQRGLFDGFPAATDDPLFDGLTMFDDTDLSLLAEELRFSSPNTEGFRWVGGLYFEKEKTKMGPYGQEFPMFDPETGAYLGPYTQNAESDTDAMTQAVFGQIVFPFAERFELTLGGRYQHIKKEMDLDMYMLPKGQSGPPMFSISPEKSWEAFLPKAALSYALTDNWTAYVSYAQGYMPGGFNNFAMGGSDADNTFEPEQSYNYEAGLKAEYDSWRLAACGFYMDIKDIHVYKSVGAMYLTANAEKAHSQGFELEGTWLPPLDGLEISGALALLEAKYDDYDTGTTNLKGERIDGAPSYSVRLGVDYHHSSGLYGWTEVRQVGDVHYYDGAQQSFVKADPYTLADLKIGYLYEGWDFYGYVKNIFDEEYINGFRSNYMMSVAGFGDPRSFGVGLAYNF